One segment of Panicum virgatum strain AP13 chromosome 1K, P.virgatum_v5, whole genome shotgun sequence DNA contains the following:
- the LOC120707363 gene encoding actin-related protein 3-like, producing MDALSRPAVVIDNGTGYTKMGFAGNVEPCFINPTAVAVNDSFAASAQPAPRGGPAKGNWLAQHSAGVMADLDFYIGEEALARSRASSTYSLSYPIRNGQVENWDTMERFWQQCIFNYLRCDPEDHYFLLTESPLTAPETREYTGEIMFETFNVPGLYIAVQPVLALAAGYTTTKCEMTGVVVDVGDGATHIVPVADGYVIGSSIRSIPLTGKDVTQFVQQLMKERGENIPPEESFDVARRVKEMYCYTSSDIVKEFNKYDREPSKYIKRWTGIKPKTGAKYTCDIGYERFLGPEIFFNPEIYNSDFTTPLQVVIDRCIQSSPIDTRRALYKNIVLSGGSTMFKDFHRRLQRDLKKIVDARVRASNTRLISGDPKAQPIEVNVVSHPIQRYAVWFGGSVLASTAEFYEACHTKAEYEEYGASICRTNPVFKGMY from the exons ATGGACGCCCTGTCCCGCCCCGCCGTCGTCATCGACAACGGCACCGG GTACACGAAGATGGGGTTCGCGGGGAACGTGGAGCCCTGCTTCATCAAccccaccgccgtcgccgtcaaCGACTCCTTCGCCGCCTCCGCGCAGCCGGCGCCCAGGGGCGGCCCCGCCAAGGGGAACTGGCTCGCGCAGCACAGCGCCGGGGTCATGGCCGACCTCGACTTCTACATCGGGGAGGAGGCGCTGGCGCGGTCCCGCGCCAGCAGCACCTACAGCCTCAGCTACCCCATCCGTAATGGCCAG GTGGAGAATTGGGATACTATGGAGAGGTTCTGGCAACAGTGCATCTTCAATTACCTGCGGTGCGATCCGGAAGACCATTACTTTCTTCTAACCGAGAGCCCTCTGACTGCTCCTGAGACCCGGGAGTACACCGGAGAGATCATGTTCGAGACGTTCAATGTGCCTGGCCTCTATATTGCAGTGCAACCGGTCCTTGCGCTCGCTGCTGGGTACACTACCACCAAG TGTGAAATGACAGGTGTTGTAGTTGATGTGGGTGATGGAGCTACCCACATTGTTCCTGTTGCGGATGGTTATGTCATTGGGAGCAGTATCAGATCTATTCCGCTTACAGGCAAGGATGTTACCCAGTTTGTCCAGCAACTTATGAAG GAAAGAGGTGAGAATATTCCACCAGAAGAATCTTTTGATGTAGCGAGGAGGGTTAAAGAAATGTACTGCTATACTTCTTCAGACATTGTGAAG GAATTCAATAAGTATGACAGAGAGCCCTCGAAGTACATTAAACGCTGGACTGGCATCAAACCGAAAACTGGTGCAAAATACACATGCGACATTGGATATGAGCGATTCTTGGGGCCTGAG ATATTCTTCAACCCAGAGATATACAACAGTGACTTTACCACTCCTTTACAAGTTGTTATTGACAGGTGCATCCAATCATCCCCAATAGACACAAGAAGGGCTCTATATAAG AATATTGTCTTGTCTGGAGGATCGACTATGTTTAAGGATTTTCATCGGAGATTACAACGGGACCTAAAAAAGATAGTGGATGCACGGGTCCGTGCATCTAATACTCGGCTTATTAGTGGAGATCCGAAG GCCCAACCTATAGAAGTGAATGTGGTCAGTCATCCTATTCAAAGATATGCAGTATGGTTTGGCGGTTCTGTTCTTGCTTCTACCGCAGAATTCTACGAG GCTTGCCACACAAAAGCAGAATATGAAGAGTACGGCGCAAGCATCTGCCGAACAAATCCTGTTTTCAAAGGGATGTATTGA
- the LOC120707345 gene encoding uncharacterized protein LOC120707345 encodes MASPAPAPASAGHRRGSRPLSPTASSVGSSPAFPPQKRRRSGRPPPFLGLACDDGFYPALEPHPSAKRAIALARKADFEYYFVPFVPEGKAWGWFPLDARDGRVLIQSKYFPDDSPRARFMNYAVCDPLFKRYVLLPPIPDDLTVNEGSLLDFGLCLAPSQEDEADTAFRVICVARYKTKLVVLVFSSVTRQWGIATSSNWSSLGTEEPPNLYGLGSFDCVDGCFYWTVPSPDKILVLDALKMELSVINYAHRVEDGFRACIAVDREGTPGMLTVGEYLGNRQFRFSRIAKQSDHESPNERLSENIIQLPCDHNEYFTLGAAEGFIFLRGVPEDEEVEDPSSEDLYMEPEEVDYYSLNVKTAEFEMVCAMDMDKCYFSVCPYFRFSPPSAKRCV; translated from the coding sequence atggcctcgccggcgccggcgccggcgagcgccggccATCGGCGCGGCTCCCGACCGCTCTCACCGACGGCCTCCTCGGTGGGATCCTCGCCCGCATTCCCACCCCAAAAGAGGCGCCGGTCCGGGCGTCCGCCTCCCTTCCTCGGGCTGGCCTGCGACGACGGCTTCTACCCCGCCCTGGAGCCCCACCCATCCGCCAAGCGCGCCATCGCCCTCGCTCGCAAGGCCGATTTCGAGTACTATTTCGTGCCGTTTGTGCCGGAGGGGAAAGCCTGGGGCTGGTTCCCCCTGGACGCCCGCGACGGCCGTGTCCTCATCCAGTCCAAGTACTTCCCCGATGACTCCCCCCGCGCTCGCTTCATGAACTACGCCGTGTGCGATCCCCTGTTCAAGCGATACGTGCTGCTCCCACCTATACCTGACGACCTAACCGTCAATGAGGGgagccttcttgattttgggCTCTGCCTTGCTCCCTCCCAAGAGGATGAGGCGGATACAGCATTCAGGGTGATATGCGTGGCGCGGTACAAAACCAAGCTGGTCGTGCTCGTCTTCTCTTCTGTGACCAGGCAATGGGGAATCGCTACATCTTCAAACTGGAGTTCTTTGGGCACAGAAGAGCCTCCTAACTTGTATGGCCTGGGGAGCTTCGACTGTGTTGATGGCTGCTTCTACTGGACAGTGCCTTCGCCGGACAAAATTCTCGTGCTTGATGCCCTCAAGATGGAGTTATCTGTTATCAACTATGCTCATCGTGTGGAGGACGGCTTTCGGGCTTGCATTGCAGTTGATAGAGAAGGAACCCCTGGGATGCTCACTGTTGGTGAATACTTGGGGAATCGACAGTTTCGCTTCTCTCGCATCGCTAAACAAAGTGACCATGAATCTCCCAATGAACGCCTGTCGGAGAATATTATACAATTGCCCTGCGACCATAATGAGTACTTCACTTTAGGTGCAGCTGAGGGATTTATTTTCCTTCGAGGCGTTCCAGAAGATGAGGAAGTTGAAGACCCTTCATCAGAGGATCTTTACATGGAACCTGAAGAAGTGGATTATTATTCACTGAATGTCAAGACTGCTGAATTTGAGATGGTCTGCGCGATGGACATGGACAAGTGTTACTTTAGTGTTTGCCCATACTTCCGCTTTTCACCACCATCGGCAAAAAGATGCGTTTGA